A genomic stretch from Petrimonas mucosa includes:
- a CDS encoding IS4 family transposase, whose product MNKSTYFFGQSVFGQLISMIDSGIIARNSKRHKADHYVKRFMAKDHLISMLFCVFAKCSSLREVAGAMLGLSGKTRHFQLGHIPYRSTLSDANKRRSVDFFSGVYHDLLREYQHVISDTRFKAVLNKQVEIFDSTVISLFQDILKCVGRTPSNGKRKGGIKVHTVINVDEPVPKMVWFTSAATHDHALLKKLSPDDNTIYVFDKGYNDYKAFKLFGKKGAGFVTRIKDDAVYKVEQELHVEECIHSGVLEDTIIEVTVKEDDGQGKLMLRKVVFYDRVLKRKFEFLTNLFDLRPDMIAALYKIRWQIELLFRQLKGNFPLKYFLGDNENAIKTQIYCALIVNLLLTVVQKRLKRRWAFSNLVSFCRIHLFNYLHLMRFLENPERDWQRDDKNLGMLTLFRGAYF is encoded by the coding sequence ATGAACAAAAGTACTTATTTTTTCGGACAATCGGTTTTCGGACAGCTCATATCTATGATAGATTCAGGAATCATCGCTCGAAACAGCAAACGCCACAAGGCTGATCATTACGTGAAACGTTTCATGGCCAAGGATCACCTCATAAGCATGTTATTTTGTGTTTTCGCCAAATGCTCCTCCCTGCGAGAGGTGGCGGGCGCAATGCTCGGTCTTTCAGGCAAGACCAGGCATTTCCAACTCGGCCACATACCCTACAGGAGCACATTGTCGGACGCCAACAAGCGCCGGAGTGTTGATTTCTTCTCGGGCGTGTATCACGATTTGCTCCGCGAGTATCAACACGTGATCTCGGACACCCGGTTCAAGGCCGTGTTGAACAAGCAGGTCGAGATCTTCGACAGCACGGTCATCAGCTTGTTTCAGGACATCCTGAAGTGCGTCGGCAGAACACCCTCTAACGGTAAACGCAAAGGGGGGATCAAGGTGCACACCGTCATCAATGTGGACGAGCCCGTTCCCAAGATGGTATGGTTCACGTCCGCCGCCACGCACGACCACGCGCTGTTGAAGAAACTCAGCCCCGACGACAACACCATTTACGTCTTCGACAAGGGATACAACGACTACAAGGCCTTCAAGTTGTTCGGCAAGAAGGGGGCCGGCTTCGTCACCCGCATCAAGGACGACGCCGTTTACAAGGTGGAACAAGAGCTTCACGTTGAAGAATGTATTCATAGCGGCGTGCTGGAGGACACCATCATAGAGGTGACCGTCAAGGAGGACGATGGGCAGGGCAAGCTGATGTTGCGCAAGGTGGTGTTCTACGACAGGGTGTTGAAACGCAAGTTCGAGTTCCTCACCAACCTGTTCGACCTTCGTCCCGACATGATAGCCGCCCTTTACAAGATTAGATGGCAAATTGAATTGCTGTTCAGGCAGTTAAAAGGTAACTTCCCCTTGAAGTACTTCCTCGGGGACAACGAGAACGCGATAAAAACACAGATATATTGCGCCTTGATCGTGAACCTCTTGCTCACGGTTGTTCAAAAGCGGTTGAAACGGCGCTGGGCATTCTCGAACCTGGTATCATTTTGCAGGATACACCTGTTCAATTACTTGCATTTGATGAGATTTTTAGAAAATCCGGAACGAGACTGGCAACGGGATGACAAGAATTTAGGGATGCTCACCCTTTTCAGGGGGGCTTACTTTTGA
- a CDS encoding IS30 family transposase, which produces MKKYKQLTSEQRYAIYLGLENGDTQRTIASLIGVSPSAVSRELQRNKDKRGGYSWRLAHEMAMERRERLPGNRATPERITEMLEAPVYFTDPYSAWQKGSIENANKLIRQYIPKGASFKDYPPDRLKRIQHRLNERPRKKLDFNTPKVEFYKQFM; this is translated from the coding sequence ATGAAAAAATACAAACAGTTAACTTCAGAACAAAGATATGCTATTTATTTAGGTTTAGAAAACGGTGACACCCAGCGGACGATCGCGAGCTTGATAGGTGTCAGTCCTTCAGCGGTGTCCAGGGAGTTGCAGCGCAACAAGGACAAGCGCGGGGGCTACTCGTGGCGACTGGCCCACGAGATGGCGATGGAGAGAAGGGAACGCCTGCCCGGCAACCGGGCCACCCCGGAACGGATCACGGAGATGCTGGAAGCCCCGGTGTACTTCACCGACCCCTATTCGGCATGGCAAAAAGGATCGATCGAAAACGCGAACAAGCTCATCCGGCAATACATCCCCAAGGGGGCGTCCTTCAAGGACTATCCACCCGACAGATTGAAGCGGATACAGCACAGGCTGAATGAAAGACCGAGGAAAAAATTGGACTTTAACACACCCAAAGTTGAGTTTTACAAACAATTTATGTAA
- a CDS encoding LacI family DNA-binding transcriptional regulator produces the protein MSNHKVSITDIAKKAGLSTTTVSRVINGKGEQYRISKVSQQKVLEVAKEMRYVPNLYAANLRTGKSNTVALIVPSLSNPFFAAIASGLNAEIRKYGYITIISDSDENFENEKKELEQLSARNIEGLIIVPSGNQWRHIKELYDQQLPIICIDRYFEDLDLPYVSTDNYDGAFHATKYLIKNGHVSIACIQGVKESTPNRLRVKGFKEALEQSGIRDYWVVGDDFTIQNGYLETKLLMQQKVRPTAIFTLSNTIAMGCIKALKEENIRIPQDVSIITFDEHPYLDFLSTPLSYVAQPVDDIIQIAVKYLFSRMQNKDMNVIKVLLKPQVVIKESIKTLL, from the coding sequence ATGAGCAATCATAAAGTGAGTATTACTGACATAGCAAAAAAAGCCGGGCTCTCCACGACCACCGTATCAAGGGTCATTAATGGTAAAGGTGAACAATACCGCATCAGTAAAGTTTCACAGCAGAAAGTTCTGGAGGTAGCCAAAGAGATGCGGTATGTACCGAACCTTTACGCGGCCAATCTCCGTACGGGGAAAAGCAATACCGTTGCGCTTATCGTCCCCTCTTTAAGCAATCCGTTTTTTGCTGCCATAGCTAGCGGACTGAATGCAGAGATCAGGAAATACGGATATATTACCATTATCAGCGATAGTGATGAGAACTTTGAAAACGAGAAAAAAGAGTTGGAGCAGCTGAGTGCTAGAAATATTGAGGGGTTGATTATTGTTCCTTCCGGAAATCAGTGGAGGCATATAAAAGAGCTCTATGATCAACAATTGCCCATTATTTGTATTGACCGGTATTTTGAAGATTTGGATTTGCCCTATGTCTCTACGGATAATTATGATGGAGCATTTCATGCTACAAAGTATCTCATTAAAAACGGACATGTATCCATAGCCTGCATACAAGGTGTCAAGGAGTCAACGCCAAACCGGTTGCGGGTAAAGGGATTTAAAGAGGCGCTTGAACAATCGGGTATCCGTGATTATTGGGTTGTTGGAGATGATTTTACTATACAGAACGGATACCTGGAAACGAAACTCCTGATGCAGCAGAAGGTAAGGCCAACAGCCATATTTACCTTAAGCAACACCATTGCAATGGGATGTATAAAGGCATTGAAAGAGGAAAATATACGCATACCGCAGGATGTTTCCATTATAACGTTCGATGAGCACCCCTATCTAGATTTTTTGTCAACACCCCTTTCGTATGTTGCTCAACCCGTCGACGATATCATCCAGATCGCGGTCAAGTATCTTTTCTCAAGGATGCAGAACAAGGATATGAATGTGATCAAGGTGCTCCTTAAACCTCAAGTTGTGATCAAGGAATCAATCAAGACATTGCTGTAA
- a CDS encoding metallophosphoesterase, translating to MSISTLLLSQSRIAITHGPYLQGLTENEVTIVWTTNKEAISWVELAPDDNSHFYGEQRPRFYAESYGFKVIDSVHMVKLKNLKPNTTYRYRIYSQEVLSNQPYNITYGRTAASNVYSEAPLKFTTNNPQKKEISFLVLNDIHGNNELMDSLLTGTQWEKTDMVIFNGDMTTDLRSEKQLFDNFMDKAVTLFAKETPFYYARGNHETRGNFAPTFPRYFPTPTGQLYYMFRQGPVCFIVLDCGEDKPDMDIEYNGIAAFDNYRTEQAKWLEEAIKCDDFRQSPFKIVIVHIPPLGEWHGEKEILEKFVPILNGADIDLMLSAHLHTHVYREKSDAINFPVLVNHNRQMISVRADNSVMDLKISDTKGKQVKTFRFTARNNGNRK from the coding sequence ATGAGTATCTCAACACTTCTGCTGTCCCAATCGCGGATCGCCATTACCCACGGTCCCTACCTGCAAGGCTTGACGGAAAATGAGGTGACCATTGTCTGGACGACCAATAAAGAGGCCATATCGTGGGTAGAACTGGCCCCGGACGACAATTCCCATTTCTATGGCGAACAGCGCCCCCGTTTTTATGCAGAATCATACGGCTTTAAAGTGATTGATTCGGTACATATGGTCAAGCTGAAGAACCTGAAACCCAACACAACCTACCGCTACCGCATCTATTCTCAGGAGGTGCTGAGCAACCAGCCGTACAACATAACCTACGGCCGGACTGCCGCCAGCAATGTATACAGCGAGGCTCCACTGAAGTTCACTACCAACAATCCACAGAAAAAGGAGATTTCGTTCCTGGTATTAAATGACATTCACGGCAACAATGAGCTGATGGATTCACTCCTGACCGGGACCCAATGGGAGAAAACCGACATGGTTATCTTCAACGGCGACATGACTACCGATCTGCGTTCAGAAAAGCAGCTCTTCGACAATTTCATGGACAAGGCGGTTACACTCTTTGCCAAAGAGACCCCGTTCTATTATGCGAGAGGGAACCACGAAACCAGGGGAAACTTCGCACCCACTTTTCCCCGTTACTTTCCCACCCCTACCGGGCAACTTTACTACATGTTCCGTCAAGGGCCGGTCTGCTTTATCGTGCTTGACTGCGGTGAAGATAAACCCGATATGGATATTGAATACAACGGCATTGCAGCCTTCGACAACTACCGCACCGAACAGGCCAAGTGGCTGGAAGAGGCGATCAAGTGCGATGATTTCAGGCAATCCCCCTTCAAGATAGTGATCGTCCATATACCCCCTCTTGGAGAATGGCACGGCGAGAAAGAGATTCTTGAGAAGTTTGTTCCGATACTGAACGGGGCCGATATCGACTTGATGCTGAGTGCCCACCTTCACACCCATGTTTACCGGGAAAAGAGCGATGCAATCAACTTTCCTGTACTGGTAAATCACAACCGGCAGATGATCAGTGTCAGGGCAGACAACAGTGTAATGGATCTCAAGATTTCTGACACCAAGGGGAAACAGGTCAAAACCTTCCGTTTTACTGCACGAAACAACGGCAACCGGAAATAA
- a CDS encoding alpha-L-fucosidase, which yields MTRRRPIQTRFMMLLLLCATTLASSAQLNSFPESYRISQKDIERARKVIATPLKEEPTFPNPHHEAQWFPDASLGLFMHWGIHSVVGAQPSWDMISHYRYGGKVAPPDRYYALADQFDPQKYDPDKWLKAAKEAGFTYAVLTTKHHDGYALWPSRYGIGTSQYIQGRDLIREYVDACRKNGMKVGFYFSPRDWHFPGLMHPVEFDANTRHQVPAITDSVANYQLYERFLAFVLAQMEEILTRYGKIDILWLDGMYFRGVSDMHTNQIYAWIRSLQPGIVVNDRWSNIVNPDDPDGTGMRIGDFTTPFECILPSYIPSRWWEHCDIWTSGGGGWGHDKTGKFRPYAWFFEHLVASRSLGGNFLPNVGPDGNGEMHPNYYRNMEAIAAWMSHSRESVIGAGPSPGVERSNVMITTRGNNWYLHLLPSFQKQVSLRTDREPISVTLLRTGEPIPYIYMDGFINFTLSPKLRTEMDDVVKVVVPSEENVMTVASYNIKYESKADYEDGNGWEKRKAPLAKLILDHGIDIVGTQEGTPKQLNELKTLLSDYQYIAYPYGGSDGKLHNCATYYRADRLELLDDGLFWLSETPEKHSIGWDATDTRICQWLKFREVKSGKVFFLFNAHFYYRNEKARERSADLVISKIEEIAKNNPVIFMGDLNSTPDMVQIQKLRSVLTDCSLVAPQVAGPRATYMGGRFHGKSEMQLDYIFINDKFQVSAFRTVTDTYNGERYPSDHLPVAAKLSIK from the coding sequence ATGACCAGAAGAAGACCTATCCAGACCAGATTCATGATGCTGTTGCTGTTATGTGCAACAACATTAGCATCATCAGCACAGCTCAACAGCTTTCCGGAATCTTACCGGATCAGCCAGAAAGATATTGAGAGGGCAAGAAAGGTAATTGCAACGCCGTTAAAGGAAGAGCCTACATTCCCGAATCCGCATCATGAGGCGCAATGGTTTCCTGACGCCAGCCTCGGACTTTTCATGCATTGGGGAATCCATAGCGTTGTAGGAGCACAACCATCGTGGGACATGATATCCCATTACAGGTACGGAGGTAAAGTTGCGCCTCCCGACCGTTACTATGCGCTGGCCGACCAGTTTGATCCTCAGAAGTATGATCCGGACAAATGGCTAAAGGCAGCCAAGGAGGCAGGATTTACCTATGCGGTGCTTACCACCAAGCATCACGACGGTTATGCCCTATGGCCATCAAGGTATGGTATTGGAACCAGTCAGTACATACAGGGGCGGGATTTGATCAGGGAGTATGTGGATGCTTGCAGAAAAAACGGCATGAAGGTCGGCTTCTATTTCTCCCCCAGGGACTGGCATTTCCCGGGACTGATGCATCCGGTCGAGTTTGATGCAAATACAAGGCATCAAGTGCCGGCCATTACCGATTCCGTGGCAAACTACCAACTGTACGAAAGGTTTCTCGCTTTTGTCCTTGCCCAGATGGAAGAGATCCTGACGCGGTACGGCAAGATCGATATCCTCTGGCTCGACGGAATGTATTTCAGGGGGGTGAGCGACATGCACACGAATCAGATCTATGCCTGGATCCGCTCCCTACAACCAGGGATTGTGGTAAACGACCGCTGGTCGAACATCGTGAACCCCGATGATCCAGACGGTACCGGTATGCGGATCGGCGACTTCACCACACCATTCGAGTGTATCCTTCCCAGCTATATCCCATCACGTTGGTGGGAGCACTGCGACATCTGGACGTCAGGCGGCGGCGGTTGGGGACACGACAAAACGGGCAAGTTCAGACCATACGCCTGGTTCTTTGAACATCTCGTTGCCAGCCGTTCACTGGGTGGAAATTTCCTCCCGAATGTAGGTCCCGACGGTAACGGGGAGATGCATCCGAACTACTACAGAAACATGGAGGCCATCGCAGCCTGGATGTCACACAGCCGAGAATCGGTAATCGGTGCCGGTCCTTCACCCGGCGTAGAACGAAGCAACGTAATGATCACCACCCGGGGCAACAACTGGTACCTGCACCTGTTGCCATCATTCCAGAAACAGGTCTCGCTCCGGACAGACCGTGAACCGATATCGGTAACACTGCTCCGTACTGGCGAACCAATTCCTTACATATACATGGACGGGTTCATCAACTTCACCCTCTCCCCGAAACTGCGCACAGAGATGGATGATGTGGTGAAGGTGGTTGTTCCGTCCGAGGAGAATGTGATGACGGTTGCCTCCTACAACATCAAATATGAATCAAAAGCCGACTATGAGGACGGAAACGGATGGGAGAAGAGAAAGGCGCCTCTCGCAAAACTGATTCTCGATCACGGGATCGATATCGTGGGAACCCAGGAAGGCACCCCAAAACAGCTGAACGAACTGAAGACTCTTCTGAGCGATTATCAATATATTGCCTATCCATATGGCGGGTCTGACGGCAAGTTGCACAACTGTGCCACCTACTACAGGGCCGACCGTCTTGAGTTGCTCGACGACGGGCTCTTCTGGTTAAGTGAAACACCCGAGAAACACTCCATAGGATGGGATGCCACCGATACCCGAATTTGTCAATGGCTGAAATTCAGGGAGGTGAAAAGCGGAAAGGTTTTCTTTCTTTTCAATGCCCATTTTTATTACAGGAATGAGAAGGCTAGAGAGCGATCGGCAGATCTGGTCATCTCCAAGATTGAAGAAATTGCCAAGAACAACCCGGTAATCTTTATGGGGGATCTCAACTCCACACCCGATATGGTACAGATCCAGAAACTGAGGAGTGTATTGACTGACTGTTCACTGGTTGCCCCCCAGGTTGCGGGTCCCCGGGCAACCTATATGGGAGGACGTTTCCATGGCAAATCCGAGATGCAACTGGACTATATTTTTATAAACGACAAGTTTCAGGTTTCGGCTTTCAGAACAGTTACCGATACCTATAACGGCGAGCGGTATCCCTCCGATCACCTGCCCGTAGCTGCCAAGTTGTCGATAAAGTAA
- a CDS encoding glycoside hydrolase family 31 protein: MKKYTRFLFITAIVWLTCGSYCQLHADNRLSIFDIPLSNGETMRIQVCSNEIFRIRFSSTGKFQETLMERYGIIKTEWEPTEVTHKREREKHLISTSSYRLIVDPVTGDMTLHDNRGREVVKKIQRMKPEERITGELGASLRSYFEEMGQEKAIIGSEKTDAPVNMEASDEAGNPAQTGIISISLDEKERFYGGGSTSRSNIQHRGTALRMWATYQKAENPTPFIISSGGWGIFNNTTVKNYFDIGRFQKEKLYIYNSEGAPDFYLFLGKEMSDVIDLYTQVTGRPYLLPKWAYGLAFGGNQMENQFDIMNDALRFREEQIPCDIFWLEPQWMEKRYDFSTSKNWNFDRFPAEPFWEKKMFPKYEHPSLFISRLHGLGFKLALWLCIDHDMSIAEEDRLAGKRGAPLSGKEHWFDHLTRFIDQGVDGFKLDPAHTLDEHPELKYYNGKTDKEMHNLNQVLLPKHMYETFRSHKGIRSFHHYCGGYAGTQHWGAATSGDNGGGKVALLDQLNLGLSGFLNSSADVLVDVSDNKMAMHMGFFLPWIQVNSWYNLLHPWYMKPEEKELFRFYARLRNSLFPYIYSAALQGSQTGIPIARAMPLVFPDDRAVDNIINQYMFGEHLLVAIYSDSLYLPKGNWINYWTGEKVAGNRIVKANVPETRGGPLFIREGAIIPYQKPSQFIGEHPLDTIELRIYPHQTSSYTLWEDDGITFAYEEGKLSKTKIDCRESGKETTITLNAVVGSYDGMPLQRTWELRVFTGSRPTQLLLNNITTDKWVYENGTVHFTLFQDDFHKKQTIVIQ; this comes from the coding sequence ATGAAAAAATACACCAGGTTCCTTTTTATCACCGCAATTGTCTGGTTGACCTGCGGTTCATACTGTCAGCTGCATGCGGACAATCGTTTATCCATATTTGATATCCCCCTCTCGAACGGAGAGACTATGCGCATCCAGGTATGCAGCAACGAAATATTCCGGATCAGGTTCTCCTCAACGGGTAAATTCCAGGAAACCTTGATGGAACGGTATGGAATCATCAAAACAGAGTGGGAACCGACTGAAGTCACCCACAAAAGAGAGAGAGAAAAACACCTGATCTCCACAAGTTCATACCGGCTCATCGTTGATCCTGTAACAGGTGACATGACACTTCACGATAACCGGGGAAGAGAGGTAGTGAAAAAGATTCAACGGATGAAACCGGAAGAGAGGATAACCGGGGAGCTGGGCGCCTCCCTCCGCTCCTACTTCGAGGAGATGGGTCAGGAAAAGGCGATTATCGGATCTGAAAAAACAGACGCTCCAGTAAATATGGAGGCATCGGATGAAGCAGGAAACCCCGCCCAAACCGGAATAATCAGCATCAGTCTCGACGAAAAGGAGCGTTTTTATGGCGGCGGGAGCACAAGCCGCTCCAACATCCAGCATCGTGGAACTGCCCTGCGGATGTGGGCCACATACCAAAAAGCCGAGAACCCCACGCCATTCATCATCAGCTCGGGTGGATGGGGAATCTTCAATAACACCACGGTGAAGAACTATTTCGATATCGGACGTTTCCAGAAAGAGAAACTCTATATCTACAACAGCGAAGGGGCTCCCGACTTTTATCTGTTCCTAGGCAAGGAGATGTCAGATGTGATCGATCTCTACACTCAGGTTACGGGCAGACCCTATCTGCTGCCCAAATGGGCATACGGACTCGCATTCGGTGGCAACCAAATGGAAAACCAGTTCGATATCATGAACGATGCCCTCCGTTTCAGGGAAGAGCAGATTCCTTGCGACATCTTCTGGCTCGAACCGCAATGGATGGAGAAGCGGTACGACTTCTCCACATCAAAAAACTGGAATTTCGACAGGTTCCCTGCCGAACCCTTCTGGGAGAAGAAGATGTTTCCGAAATATGAACACCCCAGCCTCTTCATATCACGGCTACACGGTCTTGGATTCAAACTGGCCCTCTGGCTCTGTATCGATCACGACATGTCGATTGCCGAAGAGGACAGGCTGGCAGGGAAACGGGGAGCTCCCCTTTCTGGCAAGGAACACTGGTTCGATCACCTCACCAGATTCATCGACCAGGGTGTGGACGGATTCAAGCTCGATCCGGCGCACACCCTTGATGAGCATCCGGAGCTGAAATACTACAACGGGAAGACGGACAAAGAGATGCACAACCTGAATCAGGTACTGCTCCCCAAGCATATGTACGAAACTTTCCGTTCACATAAGGGGATACGTTCATTCCACCACTACTGCGGAGGATACGCCGGCACCCAGCATTGGGGAGCAGCGACAAGTGGGGACAACGGTGGTGGCAAGGTAGCTCTGCTGGATCAGCTAAATCTGGGGCTAAGCGGATTTTTAAACAGCTCGGCCGATGTCTTGGTAGATGTTTCCGACAACAAGATGGCCATGCACATGGGTTTCTTTCTCCCCTGGATCCAGGTAAACAGCTGGTATAATCTACTCCACCCTTGGTACATGAAACCCGAAGAGAAAGAGCTGTTCCGCTTCTATGCAAGGCTCAGGAACAGCCTATTTCCCTATATCTATTCTGCAGCTTTGCAGGGTAGCCAGACCGGTATTCCCATCGCGCGGGCGATGCCGCTGGTTTTCCCGGATGATCGCGCAGTGGATAACATCATCAACCAATATATGTTTGGAGAGCATCTGCTGGTGGCTATCTACAGCGACTCCCTATATTTGCCGAAAGGGAACTGGATCAACTACTGGACCGGCGAAAAGGTTGCCGGCAACAGGATCGTCAAGGCTAACGTACCGGAAACGAGGGGAGGTCCGCTCTTTATCCGCGAAGGGGCCATTATTCCCTACCAGAAACCGTCTCAATTCATCGGTGAACATCCGCTCGACACCATTGAGCTGAGGATCTACCCCCACCAAACAAGCAGCTATACCCTTTGGGAAGATGATGGAATAACCTTTGCTTATGAGGAGGGGAAATTATCAAAGACAAAGATCGACTGTAGGGAGAGCGGGAAAGAGACAACAATCACTCTCAACGCTGTCGTGGGCAGTTACGACGGAATGCCACTGCAACGGACGTGGGAACTCAGGGTATTCACTGGCTCACGACCCACCCAGTTACTGCTGAACAACATCACCACGGATAAGTGGGTGTACGAAAACGGCACCGTCCATTTCACCCTGTTTCAGGATGATTTCCATAAAAAGCAGACCATTGTAATTCAATAA
- a CDS encoding GH92 family glycosyl hydrolase, whose protein sequence is MFRKLSILLLCTAVACGPLSSQNQTEDLTRYVNPMIGTQEMGHVFPGATVPFGMVQLSPDTDTIPYAVEGKYTGTVYRYCAGYQYSDPTIVGFSHTHFSGTGHSDLGDFLIMPTTGKLQLNPGTAEKPESGYRSRFSHGTETATPGYYRVALEDYQIAAELTTTEHVGFHQYTFPESDDAHIILDLTHGIYNYDGKVLWSQVWVHNDTLVTGYRITSGWARTNYLYFAMVFSKPIENYGCRNDETQVYRGFWRKFDQENNFPEMGGRKLKTHFDFKTEAGEKIKIKFALSAVSTEGALKNLYAEVPHFDFERTRDEAREKWQKELERIRIQATPEKKETFYTSLYHTFINPVQYMDVDGQYRGIDHQIHKAEGFVNYSVFSLWDTYRALHPLLTIIQPERTSDMINSMLAHYDQSVHKLLPVWSHFGNENWCMIGYHAVPVIADAWINGIRGFDPHRALAASVSSASYPLYGNLDDYMKLGYVPFDKSANGSSMTLEYAYDDWTIAQLAKSVGNGEVAEKFMKRSENWKKLFNEQTGFIGAKMSDGSWKAPFDPLHTANEGFIEGNAWNYSLYVPHDVPELIRKIGGNERFTRYLDTLFTMYLPDKYFAETEDVTREGLIGCYVHGNEPSHHVPYLYNWAGKPWKTQERVHQIKRTMYLNKPDGLCGNDDCGQMSAWYIFSSLGFYPVAPASGQYAIGSPSVEAATIQLQDGKELRIKVENYSEKNIYVQRVEINGKPIRDYTLLHSELAGGGELLFKMGSKPMKKTVK, encoded by the coding sequence ATGTTCAGGAAATTATCGATTTTACTTTTATGCACGGCTGTCGCCTGCGGACCGTTATCCTCTCAGAATCAGACAGAGGATCTGACCCGATATGTGAACCCGATGATCGGCACCCAGGAGATGGGGCATGTCTTTCCCGGCGCCACTGTCCCCTTCGGGATGGTGCAGCTCAGTCCGGATACCGACACCATTCCTTATGCCGTAGAGGGGAAATATACCGGCACTGTTTATCGCTACTGTGCAGGTTATCAATACAGTGATCCCACCATTGTGGGGTTCAGCCATACCCACTTCAGCGGTACGGGCCATTCCGACCTGGGAGACTTTCTGATCATGCCCACTACCGGGAAACTGCAGTTGAACCCCGGAACTGCCGAAAAACCTGAAAGCGGTTACCGGTCGCGTTTCAGCCACGGAACCGAAACGGCCACTCCCGGCTACTACCGTGTCGCCCTGGAAGACTACCAGATTGCAGCCGAACTGACCACAACCGAACATGTGGGCTTCCATCAATACACCTTTCCCGAAAGCGATGATGCCCATATCATTCTCGATCTGACCCACGGCATCTACAACTATGACGGCAAGGTGCTCTGGTCGCAAGTGTGGGTACACAACGACACGCTGGTGACCGGTTACCGCATCACCAGCGGCTGGGCACGGACCAACTACCTCTATTTTGCCATGGTCTTCTCCAAACCGATCGAGAATTACGGCTGCCGCAACGACGAGACACAGGTATACCGCGGTTTCTGGCGTAAGTTTGACCAGGAAAACAATTTCCCCGAGATGGGTGGCAGAAAACTCAAGACCCATTTCGACTTTAAGACCGAAGCGGGCGAGAAGATCAAGATCAAGTTTGCCCTCTCGGCCGTCAGCACCGAAGGCGCACTGAAGAACCTTTACGCCGAGGTGCCTCATTTCGATTTCGAACGGACCAGAGATGAAGCACGGGAAAAATGGCAGAAGGAGCTGGAGCGGATCAGGATTCAAGCCACACCGGAAAAGAAAGAGACCTTCTACACCTCACTGTATCACACCTTTATCAATCCGGTGCAGTATATGGATGTGGATGGCCAATACCGCGGAATCGACCACCAGATCCATAAGGCTGAAGGATTTGTCAACTACTCGGTCTTCTCATTGTGGGATACCTACCGGGCGTTGCATCCCCTACTGACCATCATCCAGCCCGAACGGACCTCCGATATGATCAACTCGATGCTGGCCCACTACGACCAGAGTGTACATAAGTTGCTGCCGGTATGGAGCCATTTCGGAAACGAAAACTGGTGCATGATCGGCTACCATGCCGTACCGGTCATTGCCGACGCCTGGATCAACGGCATCCGCGGTTTTGACCCGCACCGGGCACTGGCCGCATCAGTCTCCTCGGCAAGCTATCCCCTATATGGCAACCTCGATGACTACATGAAGTTGGGATATGTCCCTTTCGACAAGAGCGCCAATGGCTCCTCCATGACCCTGGAGTATGCCTACGACGACTGGACCATCGCGCAGTTGGCCAAATCTGTCGGAAACGGAGAGGTGGCCGAAAAGTTCATGAAGCGGTCCGAAAACTGGAAAAAGCTGTTCAATGAGCAGACCGGCTTTATCGGAGCCAAGATGAGCGACGGAAGCTGGAAAGCACCATTCGATCCGCTCCATACGGCCAATGAGGGATTTATCGAAGGCAACGCCTGGAACTATTCGCTCTATGTACCGCACGATGTTCCGGAACTGATCCGGAAGATAGGAGGGAACGAACGGTTTACCCGGTATCTCGACACCCTCTTTACCATGTACCTACCGGACAAATACTTTGCAGAAACCGAAGACGTGACCAGGGAAGGGCTGATCGGCTGCTATGTTCATGGTAACGAGCCGAGCCACCATGTACCCTACCTCTACAACTGGGCCGGTAAACCTTGGAAAACACAGGAACGGGTACATCAGATCAAAAGAACCATGTATCTGAACAAGCCTGACGGGCTATGTGGCAATGACGACTGCGGCCAGATGTCTGCATGGTATATCTTCTCCTCGCTGGGCTTCTATCCGGTGGCCCCCGCATCGGGTCAATATGCCATCGGTTCACCCTCGGTTGAAGCGGCCACCATACAACTCCAGGACGGAAAGGAGCTGCGGATCAAGGTGGAAAACTACAGTGAGAAAAATATCTATGTACAACGTGTGGAGATAAACGGCAAACCCATCAGGGACTACACCCTGCTCCACAGCGAACTGGCGGGGGGAGGAGAGTTGCTCTTCAAAATGGGTAGCAAGCCGATGAAAAAAACAGTCAAATAG